One window from the genome of Helicobacter pylori encodes:
- a CDS encoding type II toxin-antitoxin system HicA family toxin, with translation MPELPRLTAKEAEKLLLQNGFVFSRQKGSHRIYVKDKIRQVLPFHSDEILHPKIVKEIMENILK, from the coding sequence TTGCCTGAATTGCCACGACTCACAGCTAAAGAAGCAGAGAAGCTATTATTGCAGAATGGATTTGTTTTCTCTAGGCAAAAAGGCAGCCATAGAATTTATGTGAAAGATAAAATCAGGCAGGTTTTGCCTTTTCATTCTGACGAAATCTTGCACCCTAAAATAGTGAAAGAAATCATGGAAAATATCCTTAAATGA
- a CDS encoding ferrochelatase — protein MRLGVNEAVELSLGELQNTPSISYFNSIVLSLNKVQKGSLFVAKDHTLIPKALELGAYGILYTGEYPLSDKDVAWIKLKDIEHSLNHLFKFCLLNERVVGVLLSPIELEIASKIMVSEFVWCLKESLEDLFIIEGCKIAFFDKLEWLHLFYKQERLKEDLKEDLKESRLMILNQSFFCSTLVYEKQEYEFKMPCIFLEPLKRVIQLCEKLQIAFDLNLLGKKEYPLDHCKPFFVNKNLEIAPYGATARVVVAEASKELFEMMLQKALETLSWGKIVVFCRKNSAAFFKKTNPYCYTTQNNLKEQLKNLAFNFAFIYGISSHHLESLLNPPFFKKTPTLW, from the coding sequence ATGCGATTAGGGGTGAATGAAGCCGTAGAATTGAGTTTGGGCGAATTGCAAAACACGCCCTCAATCAGCTATTTTAATTCTATTGTTTTGTCTTTAAACAAAGTCCAAAAAGGCTCTTTATTTGTCGCTAAAGATCACACGCTCATTCCTAAAGCTTTAGAGTTAGGGGCTTATGGGATTTTATACACAGGAGAATATCCTTTAAGTGATAAGGATGTGGCATGGATCAAGCTTAAAGATATAGAGCATTCTTTGAACCATTTGTTTAAATTTTGTTTGTTGAATGAGCGCGTGGTCGGGGTGTTACTAAGCCCCATAGAATTAGAGATCGCTTCTAAAATCATGGTGAGCGAATTTGTGTGGTGCTTGAAAGAGAGCCTTGAAGATTTGTTCATTATAGAGGGGTGTAAAATAGCCTTTTTTGATAAATTGGAGTGGCTTCATTTGTTTTATAAGCAGGAGCGCTTGAAAGAAGATCTAAAGGAAGATTTAAAAGAAAGCCGTCTAATGATTCTCAACCAATCGTTTTTTTGCAGCACTTTAGTCTATGAAAAACAAGAATACGAATTCAAAATGCCATGCATCTTTTTAGAGCCTTTAAAAAGGGTGATTCAATTGTGCGAGAAATTACAAATTGCGTTTGATTTGAATCTTTTAGGCAAAAAAGAATACCCACTAGATCATTGCAAACCCTTTTTTGTGAATAAGAATCTAGAAATAGCCCCTTATGGTGCAACCGCAAGGGTGGTTGTCGCTGAGGCGTCAAAAGAATTGTTTGAAATGATGCTTCAAAAAGCCCTTGAGACTTTATCGTGGGGGAAAATTGTCGTGTTTTGTCGTAAAAACAGCGCGGCTTTCTTTAAAAAAACCAACCCTTATTGTTACACCACCCAAAACAACCTAAAAGAGCAATTAAAAAATTTAGCGTTTAATTTCGCTTTTATTTATGGGATTAGCTCCCATCATTTAGAATCCCTTTTAAACCCTCCTTTTTTTAAAAAAACCCCCACGCTATGGTAA
- a CDS encoding DUF262 domain-containing protein, with protein sequence MAKVDVELKELHQILVDSKYFYQVPDYQRPYVWDKDHLGALIDDLVGSYTNNKEDAYFCGSIVIAENQKDNRWDVVDGQQRLTSFIILACTILKLYKNSLGQKSKAFIKESIYDRHDEEKERLKFLTAQNYNNIFENTVLNNLEFEDNIKKSELNKKFEENTYLRNAYYFKELLNESVENGSISDIDDFVKWFYEHIVLTRIICFEQDSAMQIFQVLNDRGQPLSPIDILKSNLMQEIKQDSQKRKDFITTWDKLVEACKSVKGIDIDLEDFFNMYLEYADPSASKKRADKGLKKVFKDSKKDACGFIYDVSAFMKSYTDLLKKPDRYIYLLRYLPSRFWASILTTALYVKYPDFDALKKLLVSYYYQTWIAGGTITRIKQTSINIIKNVKSNKDIETIQELILDNIESYNTFNQYHYNLWESYSVYPSKWLRPVLALANYFMVDEEKPHFIAMDAETQVEHILPQKPKRGSQWNADFDKEKREEWVNNIANLTLLKRKKNAKALNGDFDEKRKIYGGKDTSKVISCYDITKELYSSYRKWNEKSLQERYKFLYNTITPILHIEGQEEEIEEEFEDDFDLE encoded by the coding sequence ATGGCAAAAGTAGATGTAGAGTTAAAAGAACTCCATCAAATTTTAGTGGATAGTAAATATTTTTACCAAGTTCCCGATTACCAACGCCCTTATGTGTGGGATAAGGATCATTTAGGGGCTTTGATTGATGATTTGGTGGGCAGCTACACAAACAATAAAGAAGATGCGTATTTTTGCGGCTCTATTGTGATCGCTGAAAACCAAAAAGATAACAGATGGGATGTTGTGGATGGCCAACAGCGATTAACGAGTTTTATCATTCTGGCTTGCACGATTTTAAAGCTTTATAAAAATAGTCTTGGGCAAAAATCTAAAGCTTTTATTAAAGAGAGTATTTATGACAGACACGATGAAGAAAAAGAGCGTCTGAAGTTCTTAACCGCTCAAAATTACAATAATATTTTTGAAAACACGGTGTTAAACAATTTGGAGTTTGAAGACAACATTAAAAAGAGCGAGTTGAATAAGAAATTTGAAGAAAACACTTATTTGCGTAACGCTTATTATTTCAAGGAGCTATTGAATGAGAGCGTGGAAAATGGTTCAATAAGCGATATTGATGATTTTGTCAAGTGGTTTTATGAACACATTGTTTTGACTAGGATCATTTGTTTTGAGCAAGACAGCGCGATGCAAATCTTTCAAGTTTTAAACGACAGAGGCCAACCCTTAAGCCCTATTGATATTTTAAAATCCAATTTAATGCAAGAAATCAAACAAGATAGCCAAAAGCGTAAGGATTTTATAACCACTTGGGACAAATTGGTTGAAGCTTGCAAGAGCGTTAAAGGCATAGATATTGATTTGGAAGACTTTTTTAACATGTATTTAGAATACGCTGATCCTAGCGCTTCTAAAAAGAGAGCCGATAAGGGATTAAAAAAGGTATTCAAAGACAGCAAAAAAGACGCTTGCGGGTTCATTTATGATGTGAGTGCTTTTATGAAATCTTATACCGATTTGTTAAAAAAACCAGACCGATACATTTATTTATTGAGATACCTTCCTTCCAGATTTTGGGCCAGTATTTTAACGACAGCCCTTTATGTCAAATACCCTGATTTTGACGCTTTGAAAAAGCTTTTGGTGTCTTATTACTATCAAACTTGGATTGCAGGAGGCACGATCACGCGCATCAAGCAAACGAGTATCAACATTATCAAAAATGTTAAAAGCAATAAAGACATTGAAACCATTCAAGAGCTTATACTGGATAACATAGAATCTTATAACACCTTTAACCAATACCACTATAACTTATGGGAGAGTTATTCGGTTTATCCTAGCAAATGGTTACGCCCTGTCTTAGCCCTAGCTAATTATTTCATGGTAGATGAAGAGAAACCTCATTTTATCGCTATGGATGCCGAAACCCAAGTGGAGCATATTTTACCCCAAAAGCCCAAAAGAGGCAGTCAATGGAACGCGGATTTTGACAAAGAAAAAAGAGAAGAATGGGTAAATAATATCGCGAATTTAACCCTTTTAAAGCGTAAAAAGAACGCAAAAGCCTTAAATGGGGATTTTGATGAAAAAAGAAAAATTTATGGCGGCAAAGACACAAGCAAAGTGATTAGCTGTTATGACATCACTAAAGAATTGTATAGCAGTTATAGGAAGTGGAATGAGAAGTCCCTCCAAGAGCGATACAAATTTTTATATAACACTATCACGCCCATTTTACACATAGAAGGGCAAGAAGAGGAAATTGAAGAGGAATTTGAAGATGATTTTGATCTAGAATGA
- the metG gene encoding methionine--tRNA ligase yields the protein MQKSLITTPIYYVNDIPHIGHAYTTLIADTLKKYYTLQGEEVFFLTGTDEHGQKIEQSARLRNQSPKAYADSISAIFKDQWDFFNLDYDSFIRTTDSEHQKCVQNAFEIMFEKGDIYKGAYSGYYCVSCESYCAISKTDNTNDKVLCPDCLRETALLEEESYFFRLSAYEKPLLEFYAKNPEAILPIYRKNEVTSFIEQGLLDLSITRTSFEWGIPLPKKMNDPKHVVYVWLDALLNYASALGYLNGLDNKMVHFERARHIVGKDILRFHAIYWPAFLMSLNLPLFKQLCVHGWWTIEGVKMSKSLGNVLDAQKIAMEYGIEELRYFLLREVPFGQDGDFSKKALIERINANLNNDLGNLLNRLLGMAKKYFNYSLKSAKITAYYSKELEKVHQILDNANSFVPKMQLHKALEELFNVYDFLNKLIAKEEPWVLHKNNESEKLEALLSLIANALLQSSFLLYAFMPKSAVKLANAFNTEITPNNYGRFFKAKKLQDMILQDTEPLFSKMEKIEKAEKAGEASPEKNEKEKKDAKEKAPLKQENYISIEDFKKVEIKVGLIKEAQRIEKSNKLLRLKVDLGENRLRQIISGIALDYEPESLVGQMVCVVANLKPAKLMGEMSEGMILAVRDSDNLALISPTKEKIVGSLIS from the coding sequence ATGCAAAAATCACTGATCACAACCCCCATTTATTATGTGAATGACATCCCTCATATTGGTCATGCTTATACAACTTTGATTGCGGATACTTTAAAGAAGTATTACACGCTTCAAGGCGAAGAAGTCTTTTTTTTAACCGGCACCGATGAGCATGGGCAAAAGATCGAACAAAGCGCGAGGCTTAGGAATCAAAGCCCTAAAGCTTACGCCGATAGCATTAGCGCGATTTTTAAAGACCAGTGGGATTTTTTCAATTTAGATTATGATAGTTTTATCCGCACCACAGACAGCGAGCATCAAAAATGCGTGCAAAACGCCTTTGAAATCATGTTTGAAAAAGGGGATATTTATAAAGGCGCTTATAGTGGGTATTATTGTGTGAGCTGTGAGAGTTATTGCGCGATCTCTAAAACGGACAACACGAACGATAAAGTCCTATGCCCTGATTGCTTGAGGGAGACTGCACTTTTAGAAGAAGAGAGTTATTTTTTCAGATTGAGCGCGTATGAGAAACCTTTATTGGAATTTTATGCTAAAAATCCTGAAGCGATTTTGCCTATTTATCGTAAAAATGAGGTAACTTCTTTTATTGAGCAGGGTTTATTGGATCTGTCTATCACGCGCACGAGCTTTGAATGGGGCATTCCTTTGCCTAAAAAAATGAACGATCCTAAACATGTGGTGTATGTTTGGTTGGACGCTTTATTGAATTATGCGAGCGCGTTAGGGTATTTGAATGGTTTAGACAATAAAATGGTGCATTTTGAACGCGCTAGGCATATTGTGGGTAAGGATATTTTGCGCTTCCATGCCATTTATTGGCCGGCTTTTTTGATGAGTTTGAATTTGCCCTTATTCAAACAGCTTTGCGTGCATGGGTGGTGGACGATAGAGGGCGTGAAAATGAGTAAGAGCTTGGGTAATGTTTTAGACGCTCAAAAAATCGCTATGGAGTATGGGATTGAGGAATTGCGCTATTTTTTATTGCGTGAAGTGCCTTTTGGGCAAGATGGGGATTTTTCTAAAAAAGCGTTAATAGAAAGGATCAATGCGAATTTGAATAACGATTTGGGGAATTTGCTGAATCGTTTGCTAGGCATGGCTAAAAAATATTTCAATTATTCTCTAAAAAGCGCCAAAATCACCGCTTATTATTCTAAAGAGCTAGAAAAAGTGCATCAAATTTTAGATAACGCTAATTCTTTTGTGCCTAAAATGCAATTGCATAAAGCTTTAGAGGAATTGTTTAACGTTTATGATTTTTTAAACAAACTCATCGCTAAAGAAGAGCCATGGGTTTTGCACAAAAACAACGAATCAGAAAAACTAGAAGCCTTATTGAGTTTGATCGCAAACGCGCTGTTACAATCAAGCTTTTTGCTTTATGCGTTCATGCCAAAGAGCGCTGTGAAATTAGCGAATGCTTTCAACACAGAAATCACGCCCAATAATTACGGACGCTTTTTTAAAGCTAAAAAATTACAAGATATGATTTTACAAGACACCGAACCTTTATTTTCCAAAATGGAGAAAATTGAAAAGGCTGAAAAAGCGGGAGAAGCCTCACCAGAAAAAAACGAAAAAGAAAAAAAGGACGCAAAAGAAAAAGCCCCACTAAAGCAAGAAAATTATATCAGCATTGAGGATTTCAAAAAAGTAGAGATTAAAGTAGGGCTTATTAAAGAAGCTCAAAGGATTGAAAAATCCAATAAATTACTGCGCTTAAAAGTGGATTTAGGCGAAAATCGTTTGAGGCAGATTATCTCAGGGATCGCTTTGGATTATGAGCCTGAAAGCTTGGTGGGTCAAATGGTGTGCGTGGTGGCTAATTTAAAACCCGCAAAACTCATGGGCGAAATGAGTGAAGGCATGATTTTAGCGGTGCGAGATAGCGATAATCTGGCTTTAATCAGCCCTACCAAAGAAAAAATTGTAGGAAGTTTGATCAGCTAA
- a CDS encoding glycosyltransferase family 4 protein, with amino-acid sequence MVIVLVVDSFKDTSNGTSMTAFRFFEALKKRGHVMRVVAPYVDNLGSEEEGYYNLKERYIPLVTEISHKQHILFAKPDEKILRKAFKGADMIHTYLPFLLEKTAVKIAREMQVPYIGSFHLQPEHISYNMKLGQFSWFNMMLFSWFKSSHYRYIHHIHCPSKFIVEELEKYNYGGKKYAISNGFDPMFKCEHPQKSLFDTTPFKIAMVGRYSNEKNQSVLIKAVALSRYKQDIVLLLKGKGPDEKKIKLLAQKLGVKTEFGFVNSNELLEILKTCTLYVHTANVESEAIACLEAISVGIVPVIANSPLSATRQFVLDERSLFEPNNAKDLSAKIDWWLENKLERERMQNKYAKSALNYTLENSVIQIEKVYEEAIRDFKNNPNLFKTLS; translated from the coding sequence ATGGTTATTGTTTTAGTCGTGGATAGCTTTAAGGATACTAGTAATGGCACTTCTATGACGGCGTTTCGTTTTTTTGAAGCACTGAAAAAAAGAGGGCATGTTATGAGAGTGGTTGCCCCTTATGTGGATAATTTAGGGAGTGAAGAAGAGGGGTATTACAACCTTAAAGAGCGCTATATCCCCCTAGTTACAGAAATTTCACACAAACAACACATTCTTTTTGCTAAACCGGATGAAAAAATCTTAAGAAAGGCTTTTAAGGGAGCGGATATGATCCATACTTACTTGCCTTTTTTGTTAGAAAAAACAGCCGTAAAAATCGCGCGAGAAATGCAAGTGCCTTATATTGGCTCTTTCCATTTACAGCCAGAGCATATTTCTTATAACATGAAATTGGGGCAATTTTCTTGGTTCAACATGATGCTTTTTTCGTGGTTTAAATCTTCGCATTACCGCTATATCCACCATATCCATTGCCCCTCAAAATTCATTGTAGAAGAATTAGAAAAATACAACTATGGAGGGAAAAAATACGCTATCTCTAACGGCTTTGATCCCATGTTTAAATGCGAACACCCACAAAAAAGCCTTTTTGACACCACACCCTTTAAAATCGCTATGGTAGGGCGCTATTCTAATGAAAAAAATCAAAGCGTTCTCATTAAGGCGGTTGCTTTAAGCCGATACAAACAAGATATTGTATTATTGCTCAAAGGCAAAGGGCCTGATGAGAAAAAAATCAAACTTCTAGCCCAAAAACTAGGCGTAAAAACGGAGTTTGGGTTTGTCAATTCTAATGAATTGTTAGAGATTTTAAAAACCTGCACCCTTTATGTGCATACGGCCAATGTGGAGAGCGAAGCGATTGCGTGTTTGGAAGCCATTAGCGTGGGGATTGTGCCTGTTATCGCTAATAGCCCTTTAAGCGCGACCAGGCAATTCGTGCTAGATGAACGATCGTTATTTGAGCCCAATAACGCTAAAGATTTGAGCGCTAAAATAGACTGGTGGTTAGAAAACAAGCTTGAAAGAGAAAGAATGCAAAATAAATACGCTAAAAGCGCTTTAAATTACACTTTAGAAAATTCAGTCATTCAAATTGAAAAAGTTTATGAAGAAGCGATCAGAGATTTTAAAAACAACCCTAACCTCTTTAAAACCTTATCGTAA
- the speA gene encoding arginine decarboxylase: protein MQEVHDYGISFWSNNEFKIEKGLVKVCHGKNPSLLEIVQSVRDKGYRGPLLVRFPHLVQKQIKSLFDAFSSAIKEYQYSGAFKAVFPLKVNQMPSFVLPLVQGAKGLDYGLEAGSKSELIIAMSYTNPTAPITVNGFKDKEMIELGFIAKSMQHEITLTIEGLNELKTIIAVAKQNDFVACPKIGIRIRLHSTGTGVWAKSGGINSKFGLSSTEVLEAMRLLEENDLLEHFHMIHFHIGSQISDISPLKKALREAGNLYAELRKMGAKNLNSVNIGGGLAVEYTQHKHHQDKNYTLEEFSADVVFLLREIVKNKQEIEPDIFIESGRYISANHAVLVAPVLELFSHEYNEKSLKIKESNNPPLIDEMLDLLANINEKNAIEYLHDSFDHTESLFTLFDLGYIDLIDRSNTEVLAHLIVKKAVQLLYVKDHNDILRIQEQVQERYLLNCSFFQSLPDYWGLRQNFPVMPLNKLDEKPTRSASLWDITCDSDGEIAFDSTKPLFLHDIDIDEEEYFLAFFLVGAYQEVLGMKHNLFTHPTEFSVVFDEKGDYEVEDICEAQTILDVLDDLDYDTKEIERLLKQKIEDNNQLDMEEKKEIMGRLYVMLSENGYLRTIS, encoded by the coding sequence ATGCAAGAAGTCCATGATTATGGGATTAGTTTTTGGAGCAATAACGAATTTAAGATAGAAAAAGGCTTGGTTAAAGTTTGTCATGGCAAAAACCCCTCGCTTTTAGAAATCGTTCAAAGCGTGCGCGATAAGGGCTATAGAGGGCCTTTGTTGGTGCGATTCCCCCATTTGGTGCAAAAACAAATCAAAAGCCTGTTTGATGCGTTTTCTTCAGCGATTAAAGAGTATCAATACAGCGGGGCTTTTAAGGCGGTTTTCCCTTTAAAGGTCAATCAAATGCCCTCGTTTGTTTTGCCTTTAGTGCAAGGGGCTAAGGGCTTGGATTACGGCTTAGAGGCCGGGAGCAAGTCTGAGCTCATCATTGCGATGAGTTACACTAACCCCACAGCCCCTATCACCGTGAATGGCTTTAAAGACAAAGAAATGATTGAGCTTGGCTTTATCGCTAAAAGCATGCAGCATGAGATCACTTTAACGATTGAGGGTTTGAATGAGTTGAAAACCATTATCGCCGTGGCTAAACAAAACGATTTTGTAGCCTGCCCTAAAATTGGCATTCGCATCCGTTTGCACAGCACTGGCACTGGCGTTTGGGCAAAGAGTGGGGGGATCAATTCTAAATTTGGTCTTAGCAGCACTGAAGTTTTAGAAGCGATGCGCCTTTTAGAAGAAAACGACTTGTTAGAGCATTTCCACATGATACATTTCCACATAGGCTCTCAAATCAGCGATATTTCGCCCTTAAAAAAGGCTTTAAGAGAAGCGGGTAACTTGTATGCAGAATTGCGTAAAATGGGCGCTAAAAATCTTAATAGCGTGAATATTGGAGGGGGGTTAGCCGTAGAATACACCCAACACAAGCACCACCAAGATAAAAACTACACTTTAGAGGAATTCAGCGCTGATGTGGTGTTTTTATTGAGGGAAATTGTGAAAAATAAGCAAGAAATTGAGCCGGATATTTTCATTGAATCAGGCCGTTATATTTCCGCTAACCATGCCGTTTTAGTGGCCCCAGTGTTAGAACTGTTTTCGCATGAATACAATGAAAAATCCCTAAAAATCAAAGAAAGTAATAATCCTCCTTTGATTGATGAAATGCTAGACTTGCTCGCTAATATCAATGAAAAAAACGCCATTGAATACTTGCATGATAGTTTTGATCACACTGAGTCGCTTTTCACGCTTTTTGATTTGGGCTATATTGATTTGATTGACAGGAGCAACACTGAAGTTTTAGCCCATTTGATCGTCAAAAAAGCGGTGCAATTGCTTTATGTTAAGGATCATAACGATATTTTACGCATTCAAGAGCAAGTCCAAGAGCGCTATTTATTGAATTGCTCGTTTTTCCAAAGCTTGCCGGATTATTGGGGCTTGAGACAGAATTTCCCGGTCATGCCCTTGAATAAATTAGACGAAAAGCCCACCAGGAGCGCAAGCTTGTGGGATATTACTTGCGATAGCGATGGGGAAATCGCTTTTGATTCCACGAAGCCCTTGTTTTTGCATGATATAGACATAGATGAAGAAGAATACTTTTTAGCGTTCTTTTTAGTGGGAGCGTATCAAGAAGTTTTAGGCATGAAGCACAATTTATTCACGCACCCTACGGAATTTAGCGTGGTTTTTGATGAAAAAGGCGATTATGAAGTGGAAGATATTTGCGAAGCCCAAACGATTTTAGATGTGTTAGACGATTTGGACTATGACACTAAAGAGATCGAGCGCCTTTTAAAACAAAAAATTGAAGACAACAACCAACTGGACATGGAAGAAAAGAAAGAAATCATGGGGCGCTTGTATGTCATGCTGAGCGAAAACGGGTATTTGCGCACGATTTCTTAA
- a CDS encoding type II toxin-antitoxin system HicB family antitoxin: MLINAVIEKDENGYFAFVPFLKGCVSQGKSYEEALRNIKEAIELYLEDLEADELAFLSKKNSVIAPIEIAFA; the protein is encoded by the coding sequence ATGCTTATAAACGCTGTCATAGAAAAAGATGAGAATGGGTATTTTGCTTTTGTCCCCTTTCTAAAAGGCTGTGTATCACAAGGGAAAAGTTATGAAGAAGCCCTAAGAAACATTAAAGAAGCCATAGAGCTTTATTTGGAAGATTTAGAAGCCGATGAGTTAGCTTTTCTTTCTAAGAAAAATTCTGTAATAGCACCCATTGAGATAGCTTTTGCCTGA
- a CDS encoding hotdog domain-containing protein: MQESVVRVDYDSLETCKNFKPSVGTELVVLEKDIAHARFKGNESMVYEENFVHAGFVLIACNYAALCALNKRHSVVVSNNINFYAPLELNQEALIKAQVVQDGVKKAEIKIEAFVLDIQVLEGMIEIVVFDKKPFKFNFKEE; this comes from the coding sequence GTGCAAGAATCAGTCGTTCGTGTGGATTATGACTCTTTGGAAACTTGTAAGAATTTCAAACCAAGCGTTGGCACTGAATTGGTCGTTTTAGAAAAAGATATAGCCCATGCGCGTTTCAAGGGCAATGAAAGCATGGTGTATGAAGAAAATTTTGTGCATGCCGGGTTTGTGCTTATTGCGTGCAATTATGCGGCTTTGTGCGCGTTGAATAAAAGACACAGCGTGGTGGTTTCTAATAACATCAATTTTTATGCCCCCCTAGAATTGAATCAAGAAGCGCTCATTAAAGCGCAAGTGGTTCAAGACGGCGTGAAAAAAGCTGAAATAAAAATAGAGGCGTTTGTGTTAGACATTCAGGTTTTAGAGGGAATGATAGAAATCGTGGTGTTTGATAAAAAGCCTTTCAAATTCAATTTTAAAGAAGAGTAG
- a CDS encoding DHH family phosphoesterase, whose translation MPKKELLKMSKKRIFKDFLEEVKRHRPIVFYTDNDCDGMLAGSVLMSICYRLGIKDFFFFSPLRNTHGYGFTDLAINDLLSQPCIFNPKTNQLVRLNCIKNQFQKDPLLFSADLGADLVSNIELQKILLEHFEQCIITDHHKSFEVNLIDGNKIAYINLNDEKDANYYSGAFTSALVFSQIFQIQTTPLEEELIAITLLSDRIDLDHGDNLDMVLNLAPVKHERIKCFFKDKDLSLAQDDLDEISNLYGFNCINYINALSRLSGAREFKGCYDSYLHYLVLKHFNPTSDPRLSVFNVKEFKRYNDIKKKMVKESEENAQIFSCNKILVAILDESCSIKVGVSGLVANNFLKKYPSNRSLCIYRDNKDGYSGSARGDRNFLSQIKTIPLIQAGGHEEAFGLSFAKEDFKKVIKSLQAL comes from the coding sequence ATGCCTAAAAAAGAGCTATTAAAGATGTCAAAGAAAAGGATTTTTAAAGACTTCTTAGAAGAAGTCAAGCGCCATCGCCCCATTGTTTTCTATACAGATAACGATTGTGATGGCATGTTGGCTGGCAGCGTTTTAATGTCTATATGTTACAGATTGGGTATTAAAGATTTCTTTTTCTTTAGCCCCTTAAGGAATACGCATGGCTATGGTTTCACTGATTTAGCTATAAATGATTTATTGTCTCAACCTTGTATCTTTAACCCTAAAACCAATCAATTAGTCCGCTTGAATTGCATTAAAAACCAATTTCAAAAAGACCCCTTATTGTTTAGCGCTGATTTGGGGGCGGATTTAGTTTCTAACATAGAATTACAAAAAATCTTATTAGAACATTTTGAACAATGCATCATCACAGACCACCATAAGAGTTTTGAAGTTAATTTGATTGATGGAAATAAAATCGCCTACATTAACCTGAATGATGAAAAAGACGCTAACTATTATAGTGGGGCTTTCACAAGCGCTTTAGTGTTTAGTCAAATCTTTCAAATACAAACCACTCCTTTAGAAGAAGAATTGATCGCTATCACGCTTTTAAGCGATCGCATTGATTTGGATCATGGGGATAATTTGGATATGGTTTTGAATTTAGCGCCAGTTAAACATGAGCGCATTAAATGCTTTTTCAAAGATAAAGATCTTTCTTTAGCCCAAGACGATTTAGATGAGATTTCTAACTTATACGGCTTTAATTGCATCAATTATATCAACGCTTTAAGCCGTTTGAGTGGGGCTAGAGAGTTTAAAGGTTGTTATGATAGCTATTTGCATTATCTAGTTTTAAAGCATTTCAATCCCACAAGCGATCCACGCTTAAGCGTCTTTAATGTTAAGGAATTCAAAAGATACAACGACATTAAAAAGAAAATGGTGAAAGAAAGCGAAGAAAACGCTCAAATTTTTTCTTGTAACAAAATATTAGTGGCTATTTTAGATGAAAGCTGCTCTATTAAAGTAGGTGTTAGCGGTTTAGTGGCTAATAATTTTTTAAAAAAATACCCTTCCAATCGCTCCCTTTGTATCTATAGAGACAATAAAGACGGGTATAGCGGTAGCGCTAGAGGTGATAGGAATTTTTTAAGCCAGATTAAAACCATTCCTTTAATACAAGCTGGCGGGCATGAGGAAGCTTTTGGGTTGAGCTTTGCAAAAGAGGATTTTAAAAAAGTGATCAAAAGCTTACAAGCCTTATAA
- the cmoB gene encoding tRNA 5-methoxyuridine(34)/uridine 5-oxyacetic acid(34) synthase CmoB, translating to MLICNDKINPKTLLEEIMALRPWRKGPFEISQIKIDSEWDSSIKWDLVKNATPLKDKVVADVGCNNGYYLFKMLEYKPKSLVGFDPGVLVKKQFEFLAPFFDKEKKIIYESLGVEDLHEKYPNAFDVIFCLGVLYHRKSPLEALKALYHALKIKGELVLDTLIIDSPLDIALCPKKTYAKMKNVYFIPSVSALKGWCERVGFENFEILSVLKTTPKEQRKTDFILGQSLEDFLDKTNPSKTLEGYDAPLRGYFKMLKPSKL from the coding sequence ATGCTCATTTGTAACGATAAAATTAATCCAAAAACCCTTTTAGAAGAAATCATGGCGTTAAGGCCATGGCGTAAAGGCCCTTTTGAAATTTCTCAAATCAAGATTGATAGCGAATGGGATAGCTCCATTAAATGGGATCTAGTCAAAAACGCCACTCCTTTAAAAGATAAGGTTGTGGCTGATGTGGGTTGCAATAACGGCTATTACTTGTTTAAGATGCTAGAATATAAGCCTAAAAGCTTGGTGGGGTTTGATCCGGGCGTTTTAGTCAAAAAACAATTTGAATTTTTAGCCCCCTTTTTTGATAAAGAAAAAAAAATCATTTATGAGTCTTTAGGGGTAGAGGATTTGCATGAAAAATACCCTAACGCTTTTGATGTCATTTTTTGTTTAGGGGTGCTATACCACAGAAAAAGCCCGCTAGAGGCTTTAAAAGCCTTGTATCATGCTTTAAAGATAAAAGGGGAGCTGGTGTTGGATACCTTAATCATTGATTCGCCCCTAGACATCGCTCTTTGCCCTAAAAAAACTTATGCTAAAATGAAAAACGTTTATTTTATCCCTAGCGTTAGCGCACTAAAGGGGTGGTGCGAAAGGGTAGGGTTTGAAAATTTTGAAATTCTTAGCGTTTTAAAGACCACGCCTAAAGAACAGCGTAAAACGGATTTTATTTTGGGGCAGAGTTTGGAAGATTTTTTGGATAAAACGAATCCCTCTAAAACTTTAGAGGGGTATGACGCTCCTTTAAGGGGGTATTTTAAAATGCTTAAACCAAGCAAGCTTTAA